The sequence GGCCACCATGTCGCGGGTGTTCGAGCTCCTCCTCGCCGAGGATCCCGAACGCGTCCCCGCCGGCCGCGTGGCCGGGCTCACCGGCGACCCGGCCCTGGAGTCGGCCGCCGCCGACTTCCGGCGGCTCGCCGGGCTCTCCCAGCGGGAGCGGCTGGCCGCGATCGGCCGCGCCGCCACCGAGACCCGGTCCGACCCCGAGGTCGAGCGGCACGTGAACTCCCTCTTCCAGGTGGTACGGCACAGCCTGCTGGCGGTCGGCACGCACACCCCGGAGCCGTACGCCGGGGACATCACCTTCCTGCGGCAGCTCGGCGACACCCGTTTCCTGCCGTGGCTGCGCGACGACATGACGGGCTTCTGGCGCGAGCTGTGCCTGGGCGACCTGGAGGTGGTCGACGTCCCCGGCGACCACTTCACCTGCCTGCAGCCGCCCAACGTCGACGAGGTGGCGACCTTCCTGGCCACGTCCCAGGCGGCGCGATGAGGGCCGGCCGCGGGGCGCCCGCCATCGCCGTCCTGGGCTGCTACGGAGCCGTGGGCAGGTCGGTCGTCCGCCGCCTCAGGGAGGCCGGGACGGGCCCGCTGCGCCTGGGCGGCAGGGATCTCGACCGGGTCCGCGCCCTGGCCGGAACCGGGTCCGGAGGGCCGGCCGGGGCCGAGGCCGCGACGGGCGGAGCCGCCACCGGCGAGGCCGTGACGGGTACGGCGGGCGCCGGAGCAGTGGAGGCGAGGGCCGGGGCGGACGAGGCCGTGGCGGTCGACCTCCGCGACGCGGCGGCGCTCGCCGCGTTCTGCGAGGGCTGCCACGTGGTGGTCAACTGCGCGGGGCCGTCCAGCCGGATCCTCGACACGGTGGCCCGCGCGGCGCTCGCCGCCGGCGCCCACTACGTCGACGTCGCCGGCGACGCGGCCGTGCGCGACAGGCTCACGGCGGCGGGTCTCCCGACGGGCTCGGCGGCCCGCCGGGACCCCGCGGGCCACGGCTCTGACGGCCCGGGTTCCGGGGACCACGGTTCTGACGGCCCGGAGTCCGCGGGGCGGGGTTCTGACGGCCCGGGTTCCGGGGACCACGGCTTTGACGGCCCAGGTTCCGCGGGGCGGGGTTCCACGGGCCACGGCTCCGAAGGCCGGGGTTCCAGGGGGCGGGGCCGCGCCGGGCGGGATGGCTCCGGGCGGGTCGTCGTGCTCTCGGCGGGGATGATGCCCGGCCTGTCGGCCCTGCTGCCGAGGCATCTCGCCGGACAGGGGTTCGACCGGGTGGACCGCCTGACCGCTCACGTGGGCGGCGTCGACAGGTTCACCCCCGCCGCCGCGCTCGACTACGTGGCCTCGCTGTCCGGCGGGTACGCGACGCCGCTGGCGGTCTGGCGGGGACACCAGGTGATCCCCCGCGCCTCCAGGCCCCGCCGGGGCGTCGAGCTGCCGCACTTCCCCGGCCGGGTCAACGCCTACCCCTACCTCAGCGCGGAGGCCGAGCGGCTCGCCAGATCGCTGGGCTTCGCCGAGGTCGAGTGGTCGAGCGTCTTCGACGGGGAGCTGACGCTCGCGGCACTGGCCCGCCTGCACGACCTGGACGCGGACACCGCGGCCGGAGAGCTGGTGCGGACCTCGCGCCTGGAGGCCTTCGGGCGCACGCCGTACTTCCAGATGGTCTTCCGGATGGAAGGGGAGGCGGCGGGGCGGCCGGTCGCCCGGACGCTCGTCGCGCGGGCCGCCGACAGCTACGAGCTGAGCGCGGCGGTCGCCGTGCTGGCGGCCGGGGCGGTCCTGCGGGGCCTCGTCCGCCCGGGGCTGCACGACGCGGCCGACGTGCTCGACGCCGGCGCGGTCTTCCAGGCCCTCCTCGACGACCCGGCGGTCACCCGGCTGGAGGTCGTCGACGACGTCTCGCCGGCCGTAGAGGTGGAGGAGGGGGTCCTGTGAGCGAGCGGCCACGCGTCATCGTCTGCGGCACCGGCTTCGGCCGGGTGCACCTGGCGGCACTGGGCAGGCCCGGCGTGCCGTTCGAGCTGGCCGGGGTGCTGGCCAGGGGCAGCGATCGTTCGCGGCTCTGCGCCGACCGGGCCGGGGTCCCGCTGTACACCGAGGTCGAGCAGGTGCCCGACGACGTCGACCTCGCCTGCGTGGTGCTCCTGGGGGAGGTCAACGGCGGCCCGGGCAGCGAGGTCGCGGCCCGGTTCATGTCCCGCGGCGTGCACGTGCTGCAGGAGGGCCCCCTGCTCCACGACGAGCTCGCCGCCTCGCTGCGCACCGCCCGCAGGGAGAAGGTCTTCTACCAGGTCAACACGCACTACACCCAGCTGCCGCCGGTACGCCGGTTCACCGCCGCCGCGCGGGTGCTGCTGGCCCGCCAGCGGCCCCTCTTCGTGGACGCCGTCTGCGGCATCCAGGTCTCCTACAACCTCGTCGACATCCTCGGCAGGATCCTGGGCGGCCTGCGGCCGTGGGGATTCGCCGATCCGCCGGAGGTGCCGGAGAAGATCCGCCGGCTGTCCGGTGCCGAGCCGCCGTTCCGCACCCTCAGCGGAGTCCTGGCCGGGGTGCCGCTCACCCTGCGGGTGCAGAACCAGCTCCACCCGGCCGACCCCGACAACCACGCGCACTTCCTGCACCGCGTCACCCTGGGGACGGAGGGAGGCACGCTCACGCTGGTCAACACCCACGGGCCGGTGCTGTGGTCCCCCCGCCCGCACCTGCCCGCGCAGGCCAGGGGGCTCGCCACGCTGGACGGCGCCGACGACGAGCACCTCGACTTCCCCAGCAGCACGCCCATCGGGCCGGCGCGGGCCCCCAGCTACCGCGAGATCCTCGGCGAGATGTGGCCCGCCGGGGTCGAGAGGGCCCTGAGCGCCACATGGACGGCGCAGCGTGACGGAGTTGATCCGCTCCGTGACGGCCAGTATCATCTCGCGGTCTGCAAGGTGTGGCAGGCGATGGCGGGGGCACTGGGTTTCCCCGAGCGCCTGCTGGGCCCGGCGCCGCGTCCGCTCTCCGCCGACGAGCTGATCTCCGCCATGAGATCGCAGCACGAGGAGCTGCTCACATGACGATCATGACGACCGAGATGCGCGACCGGTGGCTGCGCTGCCAGCGCGCCGACCCCGCGCCGCGGCTGCGGCTGGTGTGCTTCCCCCACGCGGGCGGCGCGGCCGGCTTCTTCCGGACCTGGGCGGGGCGCCTGCCGTACGGCGTCGAGCTGTACGCGGTGCAGTACCCCGGCCGCCAGGACCGCATCGAGGAGGAGTTCGCCGCCGACATGGACGGGCTCGCCGGACCGGTCGCGGCGGCCCTGGAAGACCTGCCCGACGTCCCGGTCGCGCTGTTCGGCCACAGCATGGGCGCGGCGGTGGCGCACGAGGTGGCGCGGCGGCTCGAAGAGCGGGGGAGGGTGCCGCTGGCGGGCCTCGCCGTCTCCGGACGGCCCGCGCCGGACCGCCTGAGACCCGCCGGGGTGCACCTCGGCGGCGACGAGGCCCTCCTGACCGACCTGCGCAGGCTCGGCGGCACCAGCGAGGAGGTCCTCGCGGACCCCGCGCTGCGCGCGCTGGTCCTGCCCGCGCTCCGTGCCGACTACCGGCTGATAGAGACCTACGAGCCGCGGCCCCGCGCGCCGATCCGGGCGCCGATCTGCGTCTGCCTCGGAGACGCCGACCCCGAGGTCGACCTGGACGAGGCGGCGGCGTGGGCGGACCACACGGCCGGCGCCTTCGGGCTGCGCGCCTTCCCCGGGGACCACTTCTACCTGGTCGCCCACGAGGACGAGCTGATCAGGGAGGTGTTGCGCCACTGCCACCTGTCCGATCCATGGCCGTCGACCCCGTAGACACGTCACGAAAGGAAGCACGTTGGAGACCAAGGCAATCGAGAAGGACCTGCTCGCCCTCGAAGAGCAGGGCTGGGCGGCGATATCGGTGGGCGACGGCGACTTCTACCGCCGGCTGATCACCGACCGGACGCTGTGCGTCGAGCCCGACGGCCTGCAGACCGGAGCGGAGCTCGCCGCCGACATCGACGCCAACAAGTCGCCCTTCGACGACTACAAGCTGCAGGACGTCAAGGTCCTGCCGCTCACCGCCGACAGCGCGGTCATCACCTACCGGGCGGTCGTCAGCCTCAAGGAGGCCGGCTTCGTCTTCCAGCTCTACATGAGCAGCGCCTACGTCCGCAGCGACGGCGCGTGGAAGCTCGCCTTCCACCAGCAGACACCGGTGAAACAGGAAGACTGAGGCGCTCCCCCCCGCCGTTCCCCGGGATGGGGAGCGGCCGGTCGCCGGACATCTCGCACCGGGAGGCACTGTCATGCACGGAGTGGCGGGCGACGCTCCGGTGGGACTGCCGCGGGGCGCTCCCGTGGCGGTTGCCGTGCTTTTCACATTCGCCTGGGTAATTGGTGGTGACGGCGATATCGGCGCCCGTTTCCTTGCGCCTCTATCGCCGTCGTTAAGCGATTGAACATAAGGGGAGGAATTCCTCCGGGACTTTTCAGTCCCGGAGGAATTCGACGAGCTGATAATTGATTTTCCCTTCCGGGGCGGCGCAGCCGGCCGCCCTGAGAACGGCCGGTCGCCAGCCGTGCCGGGCGGCGAGCTCGCCGATGAGCGCCGCGTTGCCGAGATCGGTGAAGCCGAGCATCAGCCGCCCGCCGGGGTTGAGGTGCTCCCCGGCGTCGCGCAGGAAGGCGTCGTGCGCGGTGTAGCCGGGGTCGAAGAACGCGCGCTCCAGGTCGTCGGCCGCGGCCTCGCCCGAGGGGGCCTCGACGAAGTTGGAGTTCCAGTAGATCAGGTCGAAGCGGTCGTCCGCGCTCAGCGGGGAGAACATGTCCCCGCAGGCCACGCGGACGCGGTCGGCGACGCCGTGCCGTTCGGCGTTGAGCCGGGTGTTGTCCGCCGCGGCCCGGCTCATGTCGATCGCGGTCACCGCGTCGCATCCGCGGAGGGCGGCGGTGACGGCCACGTAGCCGGTGCCGCTGCCGATCTCGCAGAGGGAGCCGTGCACCGGGTAGGGGATCCACTCGGCGTACAGCGCCGAGGACTGTGAGAGGTGCGGGGCGTAGACGCCGGGAAGGAGATCCCAGTCGAGGCCGAGCAGCCGGAAATTCTGTCGCAGCGTGATTTCCCGATGGCGGGCGAGAAGACTTCCGGCGGCCTGCCGGGCGCGAGTATTCATCGTCTCTCCGGTCTCCGATGGACGTTGCATTAGATAATTATAGGCATTAGCGTTTAAATCATGCCACGAACGGCATGTAGCTATGAAATATGTAATGACGGATGGAGAGGCTGATGTCGACGACCACCGATCTCATCCGGCTGGGTGCCTCCTACCGAAGGGACGGAGTCGACCCCGGGAAGCTGGAGAGCGACCCGCTGGCCCAGTTCCGGCACTGGCACGACGAGTGGCTGGGCACCGGCCCGGCCGCGGGCCAGGCCGCCGTGCTCGCCACGGCGGACATCCACGGCCGCCCGTCGGCGCGGTGGGTCGACGTGGCCTACGTCGACCACGGATTCGTGTTCTTCACCAACTACGGCAGCCGAAAGAGCGCCGACCTGGCCGTCAACCCGCAGGCCGCGCTCTGCTTCGGCTGGCTGGAGGTGGGCCGGCAGGTGCGCGCCGAAGGCGGTATCGCCCGGCTCACCGACGTCGAGTCCGACGCCTTCTTCGCCGGTCTGCCCCGCGGCGTCCAGCTGCTCTCCTGGGCGAGCGACCAGCGCCGGGTGGTCGGCGACCGGGACGTGCTGCAGGCGCAGCTCGCCCAGGCCGGCGACCGTTTCTCCGGGCAGGAGGTGCCGCGGCCCGCCCACTGGGGCGGCTACCGCCTGACACCCGAGGAGGTCGAGTTCTGGCAGCGCCGTACCGACGAGATACAGGACCGCTTCCGCTACCGCCGCGAGATCGTCGGCGACGGCTGGCGGAGCGCGCAGATAGCCCCCTGAGGAGGGAGAAGCCGATGATGCCCGGATGTGTGGAGTGGCCGGAAGAGGTGGCCGCGCGTTACCGGAGGGAGGGCTACTGGCGCGGTGAGACGCTCGGCGACCTGCTGCGCCGCGTGGCCGCGGCCCACGGCCCCCGGACCGCCCTGGTGTCGGGGGACTCGCGCTGGAGCTACCGGGAGCTGGACGAGCGCGCCGACCGCCTCGCGGCGGGCCTGGGCGGACTCGGCATAGGCTCCGGCGACCGCGTGCTGGTCCAGCTGCCCAACATCCCGGACCTCGTGTTCCTCTGCTTCGCGCTGTTCCGCCTCGGGGCGGCGCCGGTCCTCGCCCTGCCGCCCCACCGGCACAGCGAGATAGGCCACCTGGCCGCCGCCACCGACGCCGTCGCCTACGTCGTCCCCGACACCTGCCAGGGTTTCGACCACCGGGAACTCGCCCGGCGGGTGCAGGCGTCGGCGCCGTCGCTCCGCCACGTCATCGTGTCCGGCGACCCGCAGGAGTTCACGGCCCTGGCCGACCTCGAACGCGACCCCGTGCCGCACGACTCCCCCGATCCCGGCGACGTGGCCCTGTTCCTGCTGTCGGGCGGGACCACCGGCCGCTCCAAGCTCATCCCGCGCACCCACGACGACTACGCCTGCAACATCCGGCTCAGCGCGGAGAACGCCGGCCTGGACGAGACGTCGGTCTACCTGGCCGCCCTGCCGATCGCGCACAACTACGCGCTCGGCTGCCCCGGAGTGCTCGGCACGCTGCAGGCGGGCGGGACGGTCGTCCTCACCCCGACCCCGAGCCCCGACGACGCCTTCCCGCTGATCGAGCGCGAGCGGGTCACCGTCACGGGCCTCGTCCCCTCACTCGCCCAGCTGTGGGCGGAGGCGGCGGAGTGGGCCCGGCGGGACCTGTCCAGCCTCCGCCTGGTCCAGGTCGGCGGTGCCGCGGTCTCGGGCGAGCTGGCCGGCCGGGTGGGCAGGACACTGGGCCGTCTCCAGCAGTCCTTCGGGATGGCCGAGGGGCTGCTCAGCCAGAGCCGCGGCGACGACTCCGCGGAGCTGCTCGTGTCCACGCAGGGCAAGCCGCTCGCCCAGGCCGACGAGGTGCGCCTCGTCGGCGACGACGGCCGCGACGTCCCGCCGGGAGAGGCCGGCGAGCTCCTGGTCCGCGGCCCCTACACCATCCGCGGCTACTACCGTGCGCCCGAGCACAACGCCGCCGCCTTCACCCCGGACGGGTTCTTCCGCAGCGGCGACCTCGCCCGGCTGACCGGCACCGGCCATCTCGCCATCGTCGGACGGGTCAAGGACGTGATCAACAGGGGCGGCGACAAGGTGCCCGCCGACGAGGTGGAGGACCACCTCCTCGCCCACCCCGAAGTCGACGCCGTGGCGGTGGTCGCGATGCCCGACCCGTTGCTGGGGGAGCGGACCTGCGCCTACATCGTCCCCCGCAGGAAGGCCCCGAGCCTGAAGACGATCGAGGCGTTCCTCCGCAAACGAGGCGTGGCCGCCTACAAGGTCCCCGACTGGATCGAGGACGTCGCCGCCCTGCCGTACACCCCGGTGGGAAAGATCGACAAGGCCCGCCTGCGCGCGGACATCGCCCATCGGCGGGGCGGCAGGCGGCCGTGACGGCGCTGACGCCGGGGCGCGCGCCCCAGCAGCCCGACTGGAGCGACCCCGGCCTGCTCGACGAGGTCAGGCGGACGCTGGGATCGCTGCGGCCGCTGGTCACCGAGGAGGAGTGCGCGCGGCTGTCGGCGTCGATGGGGCGCGCCGGCGCCGGCGAGGCGCTGGTGCTCCAGGGAGGCGACTGCGCCGAGCGCTTCCGCGAGTCCAACCCGTGCGACGTCGGCAGGAAGCTCGACCAGCTCTACCATCTGGCCCGCGGGCTGGGCGCCGCCGCGGGCGTCCCGGTCGTGCCGGTCGGCCGGCTCGCCGGCCAGTACGGCAAGCCGCGGTCCGACGCCTGGGAACGGGTCCCCGACGGCACGGTCATGCCGGCCTACCGGGGGGACGCGGTCAACAGCCCGGACGCCGACCCCGATGCCCGCTTCCCCGATCCGGCGCGGCTGCTGCGGGCCTACGAGTGCGCCGAACGGGTGCTCGCCACGGTGCGGGCCTCCTGGGACGGCCGGGAGACCATCGAACGGGCACACGTCTCCCACGAGGCGCTGCTGCTCGACTACGAGCACCCCCTCGTCAGGCAGGGGAGCGGCGCGCGGTTCGCCTCCTCGGCGCACTCCGTCTGGATCGGCGACCGCACCCGCTCCGTGGAGGGGGCGCACGTGGCGTTCGCCGCGTCGGTCGCCAACCCGATCGGAGTGAAGATCGGCCCCACCACCCGCCCGGCGGACGCCGTACGGCTGAGCCGCCTGCTCAACCCGGAGGCGATCCCCGGGCGGCTGTCCTTCATCGTGCGGATGGGCGGCGCGCGGGTCCGGCGGCTGCTGCCGGAGATCGTGGGCGAGGTCGCCAGGCGGGGAGCACCGGTGCTGTGGCTGTGCGATCCCATGCACGGCAACACCGTGCGGATCGGCAAGGGGCTGAAGACCCGGCCCGTGGGGGCGATCCT comes from Streptosporangium roseum DSM 43021 and encodes:
- a CDS encoding saccharopine dehydrogenase NADP-binding domain-containing protein — encoded protein: MRAGRGAPAIAVLGCYGAVGRSVVRRLREAGTGPLRLGGRDLDRVRALAGTGSGGPAGAEAATGGAATGEAVTGTAGAGAVEARAGADEAVAVDLRDAAALAAFCEGCHVVVNCAGPSSRILDTVARAALAAGAHYVDVAGDAAVRDRLTAAGLPTGSAARRDPAGHGSDGPGSGDHGSDGPESAGRGSDGPGSGDHGFDGPGSAGRGSTGHGSEGRGSRGRGRAGRDGSGRVVVLSAGMMPGLSALLPRHLAGQGFDRVDRLTAHVGGVDRFTPAAALDYVASLSGGYATPLAVWRGHQVIPRASRPRRGVELPHFPGRVNAYPYLSAEAERLARSLGFAEVEWSSVFDGELTLAALARLHDLDADTAAGELVRTSRLEAFGRTPYFQMVFRMEGEAAGRPVARTLVARAADSYELSAAVAVLAAGAVLRGLVRPGLHDAADVLDAGAVFQALLDDPAVTRLEVVDDVSPAVEVEEGVL
- a CDS encoding Gfo/Idh/MocA family oxidoreductase, producing MSERPRVIVCGTGFGRVHLAALGRPGVPFELAGVLARGSDRSRLCADRAGVPLYTEVEQVPDDVDLACVVLLGEVNGGPGSEVAARFMSRGVHVLQEGPLLHDELAASLRTARREKVFYQVNTHYTQLPPVRRFTAAARVLLARQRPLFVDAVCGIQVSYNLVDILGRILGGLRPWGFADPPEVPEKIRRLSGAEPPFRTLSGVLAGVPLTLRVQNQLHPADPDNHAHFLHRVTLGTEGGTLTLVNTHGPVLWSPRPHLPAQARGLATLDGADDEHLDFPSSTPIGPARAPSYREILGEMWPAGVERALSATWTAQRDGVDPLRDGQYHLAVCKVWQAMAGALGFPERLLGPAPRPLSADELISAMRSQHEELLT
- a CDS encoding thioesterase II family protein, with the translated sequence MTIMTTEMRDRWLRCQRADPAPRLRLVCFPHAGGAAGFFRTWAGRLPYGVELYAVQYPGRQDRIEEEFAADMDGLAGPVAAALEDLPDVPVALFGHSMGAAVAHEVARRLEERGRVPLAGLAVSGRPAPDRLRPAGVHLGGDEALLTDLRRLGGTSEEVLADPALRALVLPALRADYRLIETYEPRPRAPIRAPICVCLGDADPEVDLDEAAAWADHTAGAFGLRAFPGDHFYLVAHEDELIREVLRHCHLSDPWPSTP
- a CDS encoding nuclear transport factor 2 family protein — encoded protein: METKAIEKDLLALEEQGWAAISVGDGDFYRRLITDRTLCVEPDGLQTGAELAADIDANKSPFDDYKLQDVKVLPLTADSAVITYRAVVSLKEAGFVFQLYMSSAYVRSDGAWKLAFHQQTPVKQED
- a CDS encoding methyltransferase, with amino-acid sequence MQRPSETGETMNTRARQAAGSLLARHREITLRQNFRLLGLDWDLLPGVYAPHLSQSSALYAEWIPYPVHGSLCEIGSGTGYVAVTAALRGCDAVTAIDMSRAAADNTRLNAERHGVADRVRVACGDMFSPLSADDRFDLIYWNSNFVEAPSGEAAADDLERAFFDPGYTAHDAFLRDAGEHLNPGGRLMLGFTDLGNAALIGELAARHGWRPAVLRAAGCAAPEGKINYQLVEFLRD
- the pdxH gene encoding pyridoxamine 5'-phosphate oxidase is translated as MSTTTDLIRLGASYRRDGVDPGKLESDPLAQFRHWHDEWLGTGPAAGQAAVLATADIHGRPSARWVDVAYVDHGFVFFTNYGSRKSADLAVNPQAALCFGWLEVGRQVRAEGGIARLTDVESDAFFAGLPRGVQLLSWASDQRRVVGDRDVLQAQLAQAGDRFSGQEVPRPAHWGGYRLTPEEVEFWQRRTDEIQDRFRYRREIVGDGWRSAQIAP
- a CDS encoding (2,3-dihydroxybenzoyl)adenylate synthase: MMPGCVEWPEEVAARYRREGYWRGETLGDLLRRVAAAHGPRTALVSGDSRWSYRELDERADRLAAGLGGLGIGSGDRVLVQLPNIPDLVFLCFALFRLGAAPVLALPPHRHSEIGHLAAATDAVAYVVPDTCQGFDHRELARRVQASAPSLRHVIVSGDPQEFTALADLERDPVPHDSPDPGDVALFLLSGGTTGRSKLIPRTHDDYACNIRLSAENAGLDETSVYLAALPIAHNYALGCPGVLGTLQAGGTVVLTPTPSPDDAFPLIERERVTVTGLVPSLAQLWAEAAEWARRDLSSLRLVQVGGAAVSGELAGRVGRTLGRLQQSFGMAEGLLSQSRGDDSAELLVSTQGKPLAQADEVRLVGDDGRDVPPGEAGELLVRGPYTIRGYYRAPEHNAAAFTPDGFFRSGDLARLTGTGHLAIVGRVKDVINRGGDKVPADEVEDHLLAHPEVDAVAVVAMPDPLLGERTCAYIVPRRKAPSLKTIEAFLRKRGVAAYKVPDWIEDVAALPYTPVGKIDKARLRADIAHRRGGRRP
- a CDS encoding 3-deoxy-7-phosphoheptulonate synthase — protein: MTALTPGRAPQQPDWSDPGLLDEVRRTLGSLRPLVTEEECARLSASMGRAGAGEALVLQGGDCAERFRESNPCDVGRKLDQLYHLARGLGAAAGVPVVPVGRLAGQYGKPRSDAWERVPDGTVMPAYRGDAVNSPDADPDARFPDPARLLRAYECAERVLATVRASWDGRETIERAHVSHEALLLDYEHPLVRQGSGARFASSAHSVWIGDRTRSVEGAHVAFAASVANPIGVKIGPTTRPADAVRLSRLLNPEAIPGRLSFIVRMGGARVRRLLPEIVGEVARRGAPVLWLCDPMHGNTVRIGKGLKTRPVGAILEEVVAFVRVLRSLRRHPAGLHLEMTPEDVTECVSTPRPFSALPPLPRYRSACDPRLNAEQAAEVVGRFASVL